A genomic window from Populus alba chromosome 19, ASM523922v2, whole genome shotgun sequence includes:
- the LOC118063392 gene encoding disease resistance protein RPV1: MMVFLLFLNIFLFVYIWRFIIPSRHVSPSPSTTSTLTTAHPKVIKDHDVFLSFRREDTRVGFISHLHAALKRTQVPTFVDNQLVRGDEISVLRLRTIEEAKLSVVVFSENYASSKWCLEELVKIFECRKNNGQIVIPVFYKVDPTHVRNQTGSFGDAFARLIRNKALTLEEVQSFRDALKDTATLSGWTLGNSDLEFEFIEKVIGDVLKNLHAMFSSHTMAGLFGIDVRVSEVESLLHMESPDVLIVRIWGMGGIGKTTIAEAVTNKVRSRFEGIFFANCRQQSDLQRSFLSWLLGKETLNTMGSLSFRDSFVRDRLRRMKLFIVLDDVNDLMRLEEWRDLLDGRNSSFGPGSKVLITSRNKQLLKNVVDQTYKVKGLNNEEAIQLFSSKALKNCIPTIDQRDLIKKIVRHVQGNPFALEVLGSSLYGKSIEEWRSALTKLDQDPQIERALRISYDGLVSEQKSIFLDIAHFFKGWRQDKATIILDGLYGWSVKFDISTLIDKCLITTSNNRLEMHDLQQEMAFNIVRAESDFPGKRSRLCHPRDVVQVLEENKGTKKIKGISLDMAVLPRHILLKSDAFAMMDGLRFLNFYGRRYSQEDKIQLPPTGLEYLPNALRYLRWDGFPSKSLPPSFRAEHLVELHLRGSKLEKLWTGVKDVGNLRKINLSDSSYLMEIPDLSMAKNLECFNFRSCLFLRF, encoded by the exons ATGatggtatttttattgtttctcaatatctttttgtttgtttatatctGGAGATTCATCATACCAAGCCGCCATGTTTCTCCATCGCCATCTACTACTTCCACCTTAACCACCGCCCATCCAAAAGTAATTAAAGATCATGATGTTTTCCTTAGTTTCAGGCGAGAAGACACTCGTGTTGGTTTTATCAGCCACCTCCATGCTGCTTTGAAACGGACACAAGTCCCAACTTTCGTAGATAATCAGCTTGTGAGAGGAGATGAGATTTCGGTATTACGTCTGAGAACAATTGAAGAGGCCAAGCTTTCTGTGGTTGTTTTTTCTGAAAACTATGCATCTTCCAAATGGTGCTTGGAGGAGCTTGTAAAGATTTTTGAGTGTAGAAAAAACAATGGACAGATAGTTATTCCAGTATTCTACAAGGTGGATCCAACCCATGTAAGAAATCAAACAGGAAGCTTTGGGGATGCATTTGCTAGACTGATAAGGAATAAAGCTCTGACGTTGGAGGAAGTGCAGAGCTTCAGAGACGCTTTGAAGGATACAGCCACTCTATCTGGATGGACCTTAGGGAATTCTGA CTTGGAGTTTGAGTTTATTGAGAAAGTCATTggtgatgttttgaaaaatttgcATGCCATGTTTTCAAGTCACACCATGGCTGGTCTATTTGGAATTGATGTTCGTGTTAGCGAAGTTGAGTCTTTGTTACATATGGAATCTCCAGATGTTCTCATTGTACGAATATGGGGAATGGGTGGTATCGGTAAGACAACGATTGCTGAAGCTGTGACCAACAAGGTTCGTTCTAGATTTGAAGGAATCTTTTTTGCAAACTGTAGGCAACAATCTGATTTGCAAAGAAGCTTTCTTTCATGGCTGCTTGGCAAAGAAACTCTGAACACTATGGGCTCCTTGAGTTTTCGAGATTCTTTTGTGAGGGATAGACTTCGTCGAATGAAGCTTTTTATTGTTCTGGATGATGTGAATGATTTAATGCGTTTGGAAGAATGGAGAGATTTGCTTGATGGACGAAACAGTTCATTTGGCCCGGGCAGTAAAGTTCTCATAACAAGTAGAAACAAGCAACTGCTTAAGAATGTAGTAGACCAGACATACAAGGTTAAGGGGTTGAACAATGAAGAAGCTATTCAACTCTTTAGCTCAAAAGCCTTGAAGAATTGCATCCCCACAATTGATCAAAGAGACTTGATAAAAAAGATTGTAAGGCATGTACAAGGCAATCCGTTTGCTCTTGAAGTTTTGGGTTCCTCTCTTTATGGTAAAAGCATCGAAGAATGGCGCAGTGCATTGACTAAACTAGATCAGGACCCTCAAATCGAAAGGGCGTTGAGAATTAGTTACGATGGGTTGGTTTCAGAACAAAAATCCATATTTCTTGACATAGCACATTTCTTTAAAGGATGGCGGCAAGACAAAGCTACAATAATATTAGATGGCCTTTATGGTTGGTCTGTGAAGTTCGATATAAGCACGCTCATTGATAAGTGTCTCATAACTACTTCTAATAACAGGCTAGAAATGCATGATTTACAACAAGAAATGGCATTTAACATTGTTCGTGCAGAATCTGATTTTCCTGGCAAACGTAGCAGGTTATGTCATCCTCGTGATGTCGTTCAAGTATTGGAGGAAAATAAG ggaactaaaaaaattaaaggcatcTCTCTGGACATGGCCGTGTTACCGAGACACATACTCTTGAAATCTGATGCCTTCGCAATGATGGATGGTCTTCGATTTCTCAATTTTTATGGCCGTCGTTACTCCCAAGAAGATAAAATACAGCTTCCTCCTACTGGCCTCGAGTATCTTCCTAATGCGCTGAGATATTTGCGATGGGATGGATTCCCTTCGAAATCCTTGCCGCCATCTTTTCGTGCTGAACACCTTGTCGAGCTTCACCTACGCGGAAGCAAGCTTGAAAAACTTTGGACAGGAGTAAAG GATGttggaaatttaagaaaaattaacctATCTGACTCTTCATATTTGATGGAAATACCAGATCTATCAATGGCCAAAAATTTAGAGTGCTTTAATTTTagatcttgtttgtttttacgtttttaa